A region of Anguilla rostrata isolate EN2019 chromosome 10, ASM1855537v3, whole genome shotgun sequence DNA encodes the following proteins:
- the LOC135264872 gene encoding ankyrin-1-like isoform X5: MAQAAKHLRKNKDLEAIAEQERKEKEEEKNKKRNRSRDRKRKAHVVHRWLIDQDSSVSSEQLESRGIWHFDETADAATSFLRAARSGNLDKALDHIKNGIDINSANQNGLNGLHLASKEGHVKMVLELLHNGIVLETTTKKGNTALHIASLAGQEQVVTELVNYGANVNAQSQKGFTPLYMAAQENHLEVVKFLLENGANQSIPTEDGFSPLAVALQQGHENVVALLINYGTKGKVRLPALHIAARNDDTRTAAVLLQNDPNPDVLSKTGFTPLHIAAHYENLNVAQLLLNRGANVNFTPKNGITPLHIASRRGNVIMVRLLLDRGAQIDAKTKDELTPLHCAARNGHVRIIEILLDHGAPIQAKTKNGLSPIHMAAQGDHLDCVRQLLQYNAEIDDITLDHLTPLHVAAHCGHHRMAKVLLDKGAKPNARALNGFTPLHIACKKNHGRVMDLLLKHLASLEAVTESGLTPLHVASFMGHLNIVKILLQKGASPNASNVKVETPLHMASRAGHCEVAEFLLQNTAPVDAKAKDDQTPLHCASRMGHKELVKLLLEHKANPNSTTTAGHTPLHIAAREGHASTIRILLDGEAQQTKMTKKGFTPLHVASKYGKVDVAELLLERGANPNAAGKNGLTPLHVAVHHNNLDVVKLLVSKGGSPHSAARNGYTPLHIASKQNQVEVASTLLQYGASANAESLQGVTPLHLASQEGRPDMVSLLISKQANVNLGNKSGLTPLHLVAQEGHVSIADILVKQGASVYAATRMGYTPLHVACHYGNIKMVKFLLQQQANVNSKTRVGYTPLHQAAQQGHTDIVTLLLKHGAQPNELTTNGTSALAIAKRLGYISVIDVLKLVTEETVSVQTTTEKHRMSFPETVDEILDVSEDEGLAQLTLGEELLGVEGTRYVKMDDLKDHDDDFLSPKKSLDYESGLGTAIPCVSPETVILKEHVMEQQHTPVPLPKEYDEDSLIPSSPATETSDNVSPVASPVHTGFLVSFMVDARGGSMRGSRHNGLRVIIPPRTCAAPTRITCRLVKPQKLTTPPPLVEGEGLASRIISLGPASMQFLGPVIVEIPHFAALGRGDRELVVLRSENGSVWKEHRNRYGDDVLETILNGMDEDLECQEELGKKRIRRIISTDFPLYFAVVSRVQQESDLIGPEGGQLTSKLVPLVQATFPETAVTKRVRLGLQAQPVPDELVTKLLGNQATFSPVVTVEPRRRKFHRPIGLRIPLPPSWRESPRDSGEGDTTSLRLLCSVIGGTAPAQWEDITGTTKLVYANDCANFTTNVSARFWLADCPRTAEAVSFANLLYRELSAVPYMAKFVVFAKMNEVREGRLRCYCMTDDKMDKTLEQHENFTEVARSRDIEVMEGMPLHLECSGNLVPVRKATHQPRCFSFQAFRDNRLPVSVKVRDSSKDPSGFLSFLRKSTKYEDSQHVLCNLNITMPPCIKVVGSEDRRRTLTPLALRERYSALNEPAMASMSAMERTELKMAVISEQLGLSWAELARELQFSVDDINKIRVENPNSLLEQSSTLLNLWATREGKRAKMESLYAALRSIDRTDIVNMLEGQGSQPMPGSREGGGRRQGDHVLITNGHGLVQEELLSPASMHYLLPSPLSGEPYWQEVSSMDCAPIATTEEDTLMEMSEVQVWPSGASPSLVAVEDSSLECSNADDSEGLLGTPYGTLCRPDSGASGYSGGGGLSGSMELVEAVEDLAETGGANPGVNVNGLDKGQRSEVERSEATAAAGGSMTSRAGEGEGGGGGEGEGGGGGGGGVEGPGSEDGLSVVAGQQRVYARLSESPGLSRVAERNGDRSGSTSFLSYLQDQSNPGWHCSPDSPPMWAGPNSRQCIESVMSSVRAGVGGDSSQSRVSQESLLQPVRDTGHSEILMGHFRGTQPFEKGLGFPHRAPELRGWDEARLRGQGDELEDLPGEQVSEEQFTDEHGNIVTKKIVRKVVRRGKGNGSEGGQEVIVEGSLQEAEELEAEAEQLMNYAILGRETSKPDFVDMKKGAQIVKRASLRRVKQ, translated from the exons AAGGGCTTCACTCCTCTCTACATGGCCGCACAAGAGAATCACCTGGAGGTGGTTAAGTTCCTGCTGGAGAatggagccaatcagagcattCCAACAGAG GATGGTTTCAGCCCCCTGGCCGTggccctgcagcagggccaTGAGAACGTGGTGGCGCTGCTCATAAACTACGGCACCAAAGGGAAGGTGCGGCTGCCCGCCCTCCACATCGCGGCGCGTAATGATGACACGCGCACCGCCGCCGTCCTGCTGCAGAACGACCCCAACCCAGACGTCCTGAGCAAG ACGGGGTTCACCCCCCTCCACATCGCTGCGCATTATGAGAACCTGAACGTGGCTCAGCTACTGCTCAACAGGGGCGCCAACGTCAACTTCACCCCCAAG AATGGCATCACGCCCTTACACATAGCGTCGCGGAGGGGCAACGTGATCATGGTACGGCTGCTGCTGGACAGAGGGGCACAGATAGACGCCAAAACTAAG GACGAGCTCACGCCCTTGCATTGTGCTGCCAGAAACGGACACGTGCGCATCATCGAGATCCTGCTGGACCACGGTGCCCCCATCCAGGCCAAAACCAAA AACGGCCTGTCTCCGATCCACATGGCCGCGCAGGGGGATCACCTGGACTGCGTTCGGCAGCTCCTGCAGTACAACGCTGAGATCGATGACATCACGCTGGACCACCTGACCCCGCTGCACGTGGCGGCGCACTGCGGCCACCACCGCATGGCCAAAGTGCTGCTGGACAAGGGGGCGAAGCCCAACGCCCGAGCGCTG AACGGGTTCACACCGCTGCACATCGCCTGTAAGAAGAACCACGGCCGTGTGATGGACCTGCTGCTCAAGCACCTGGCGTCCCTGGAGGCGGTGACCGAG TCTGGTCTTACTCCACTTCATGTGGCTTCCTTCATGGGACACCTCAATATAGTGAAGATCCTTCTCCAGAAGGGGGCGTCGCCCAATGCTTCCAATGTG AAAGTGGAAACCCCGTTGCATATGGCGTCGCGGGCAGGCCACTGTGAGGTGGCGGAGTTCCTCCTGCAGAACACGGCGCCGGTGGACGCCAAAGCAAAG gatGACCAGACCCCCCTGCACTGCGCTTCCCGCATGGGCCACAAGGAGCTGgtgaagctgctgctggagcacaAGGCCAACCCCAACTCCACCACCACGGCCGGCCACACCCCCCTGCACATCGCCGCCCGGGAGGGCCACGCCTCCACCATCCGCATCCTGCTGGACGGGGAGGCCCAGCAGACCAAAATGACCAAG AAAGGATTCACTCCCCTCCACGTGGCCTCCAAATACGGCAAGGTGGACGTGGCAGAGCTGCTCCTGGAGAGAGGAGCCAACCCAAACGCCGCCGGAAAG AATGGGCTGACCCCTCTGCATGTGGCCGTCCACCACAACAACCTGGACGTGGTCAAACTTCTGGTCAGCAAAGGGGGGTCCCCACACAGTGCGGCCCGA aACGGCTACACCCCCCTGCACATCGCGTCCAAGCAGAACCAGGTGGAGGTGGCCAGCACCCTGCTCCAGTACGGGGCGTCGGCCAACGCAGAGTCCCTGCAGGGGGTCACGCCCCTGCACCTGGCCTCCCAGGAGGGCCGCCCCGACATGGTCTCCCTGCTCATCTCCAAACAGGCCAACGTCAACCTGGGCAACAAG agtGGACTTACCCCTCTGCACCTGGTGGCTCAGGAGGGTCATGTGAGCATCGCGGACATCCTGGTGAAGCAGGGCGCCTCAGTCTACGCCGCGACGCGG ATGGGCTACACTCCGCTTCATGTGGCATGTCACTATGGCAACATCAAAATGGTGAAGTTTCTCCTGCAGCAGCAAGCCAATGTCAACAGCAAGACTAGG GTGGGGTACACGCCCCTACACCAGGCGGCTCAGCAGGGTCACACGGACATCGTCACCCTGCTGCTGAAACATGGAGCCCAGCCTAACGAGCTCACCACC AACGGAACCTCTGCCCTGGCCATCGCTAAGCGGTTGGGGTACATCTCCGTCATCGATGTGCTGAAGCTGGTTACCGAGGAGACCGTGTCCGTG cagaCTACTACAGAGAAGCACCGCATGAGCTTCCCTGAGACGGTGGACGAGATCCTGGACGTGTCGGAGGATGAAG GACtcgcacagctaacgctag GTGAGGAGCTGCTTGGGGTGGAGGGCACCAGGTACGTGAAGATGGATGACCTGAAAGACCATGATGACGATTTTCTGTCGCCCAAGAAATCGTTGGACTATGAGAGCGGGCTGGGCACAGC GATTCCCTGCGTCTCCCCGGAAACGGTCATTCTGAAGGAGCATGTGATGGAGCAG CAGCACACCCCCGTCCCTCTTCCGAAGGAGTACGACGAGGACTCCCTCATCCCCAGCAGCCCGGCCACCGAGACGTCGGACAACGTCAGTCCCGTCGCCAGCCCTGTTCACACTGG GTTCCTGGTTAGCTTCATGGTGGACGCCCGGGGCGGGTCGATGCGGGGGAGCAGACACAACGGCCTTCGAGTCATCATCCCGCCCCGCACCTGCGCCGCCCCCACCCGCATCACCTGCCGCCTGGTCAAGCCGCAGAAGCTCACGACCCCGCCCCCgctggtggagggggaggggcttgccAGCCGCATCATCTCCCTGGGGCCCGCCAGCATGCAGTTCCTCGG GCCCGTGATTGTGGAGATCCCCCACTTCGCTGCGCTGGGCCGGGGGGATCGGGAGCTGGTGGTTCTGCGCAGCGAGAACGGATCCGTCTGGAAGGAGCACCGTAATCGCTACGGCGACGACGTTCTGGAGACCATCCTCAACGGCATGGATGAAG ACCTGGAGTGCCAGGAGGAGCTGGGGAAGAAGCGCATCCGTCGCATCATCTCCACCGACTTCCCCCTCTACTTCGCCGTGGTGTCGCGCGTCCAGCAGGAGAGCGATCTGATTGGCCCGGAGGGCGGTCAGCTGACCAGCAAGCTGGTGCCCTTGGTCCAGGCGACTTTCCCAGAGACGGCGGTGACCAAGAGAGTCCGTCTGGGACTGCAG GCCCAGCCGGTTCCTGACGAGCTGGTGACCAAGTTGCTGGGTAACCAGGCCACCTTCAGCCCGGTTGTGACGGTGGAGCCGCGGAGGAGGAAGTTCCACAGGCCCATCGGCCTCCgcatccccctgcccccctcctggAGGGAGAGCCCAAGGGATTCTGGGGAGGGAGACACCACCAGCCTGCGCCTGCTCTGCAGCGTCATTG gtgGTACAGCCCCAGCCCAGTGGGAAGACATCACTGGCACCACCAAGCTGGTGTATGCTAATGACTGCGCTAACTTCACCACCAATGTATCGGCACG gtTCTGGCTGGCTGACTGTCCCAGGACGGCCGAGGCGGTGTCCTTCGCCAACCTGCTGTACCGGGAGCTGTCGGCGGTGCCGTACATGGCCAAGTTCGTGGTGTTCGCCAAGATGAACGAGGTGCGGGAGGGGCGGCTGCGCTGCTACTGCATGACGGACGACAAGATGGACAAGACGCTGGAGCAGCACGAGAACTTCACTGAGGTGGCCCGCAGCCGGGACATCGAG gtgatgGAGGGCATGCCTCTGCACCTGGAGTGCTCGGGGAACCTGGTGCCCGTGCGCAAGGCTACCCATCAGCCTCGCTGCTTCAGCTTCCAGGCCTTCAGAGACAACCGGCTGCCCGTCTCCGTcaag GTGAGGGACAGCAGTAAAGATCCTTCGGGATTTTTGTCCTTCCTGCGCAAGTCCACCAAGTACGAGGACAGCCAACACGTTCTGTGCAACCTCAACATCACCATGCCGCCCTGCATCAAG GTTGTGGGGAGCGAAGACCGCAGACGAACTTTGACCCCGCTGGCCCTGAGGGAGAGATATAGCGCCCTGAACGAGCCGGCCATGG CGTCCATGAGCGCCATGGAGAGGACAGAGCTGAAGATGGCGGTGATATCCGAACAGCTGGGCCTCAGCTGGGCAg aGCTGGCAAGGGAGCTGCAGTTCAGTGTGGATGACATTAATAAGATCCGTGTGGAGAACCCAAACTCCCTGCTGGAGCAGAGCTCCACCCTCCTGAACCTGTGGGCCACTCGGGAGGGCAAAAGGGCAAAGA tgGAGAGTCTGTATGCAGCCCTCAGAAGCATAGACCGGACAGACATCGTCAACATGCTGGAGGGTCAAGGGTCACAGCCCATGCCTGGGAGCCGCGAGGGGGGCGGCCGTCGGCAAGGCGACCATGTGCTCATAACCAATG GTCACGGGCTAGTGCAGGAGGAGCTTCTCTCCCCGGCCTCCATGCACtacctcctcccctcccccctcagcggGGAGCCCTACTGGCAGGAGGTCTCCAGCATGGACTGCGCCCCCATCgccaccacagaagaagacacGCTCATGGAGATGTCCGAGGTGCAGGTGTGGCCCTCGGGGGCCAGTCCGTCCCTGGTGGCCGTGGAGGACTCCTCGCTGGAGTGCAGCAACGCCGACGATTCGGAGGGGCTCCTGGGGACCCCTTACGGGACGCTGTGTCGGCCGGATAGCGGGGCCAGCGGCTACAGCGGAGGGGGCGGGCTCAGCGGCTCCATGGAGCTGGTGGAGGCGGTGGAGGACCTGGCGGAAACGGGCGGAGCCAACCCCGGGGTCAACGTCAACGGGCTGGACAAGGGTCAGAGGTCGGAGGTCGAGAGGTCGGAGGCGACGGCGGCGGCAGGCGGCAGCATGACGAGCAGAGccggagaaggagagggaggaggaggaggagaaggagagggaggaggaggaggaggaggaggagtggaggggCCGGGCTCAGAGGATGGCCTTTCTGTCGTTGCAGGACAGCAGCGAGTGTACGCCCGGCTGAGCGAGTCGCCCGGACTGAGCCGTGTCGCCGAGCGCAACGGCGACAG gtCGGGCAGCACCTCCTTCCTCTCTTACCTGCAGGACCAGTCGAACCCGGGCTGGCACTGCAGCCCGGATTCCCCGccgatgtgggcggggccaaaTTCCAGGCAGTGCATAgaatctgtgatgtcatcggtGCGGGCCGGCGTGGGCGGGGACTCCAGCCAGTCGCGCGTCTCCCAGGAGTCCCTGCTGCAGCCGGTGCGGGACACGGGGCACTCCGAGATCCTGATGGGTCACTTTAGGGGGACGCAGCCCTTCGAGAAGGGGCTGGGCTTCCCCCATCGCGCCCCCGAGCTGCGGGGGTGGGACGAGGCACGCCTCAGAGGGCAG GGCGATGAGCTGGAGGATCTTCCTGGAGAGCAAGTGAGCGAGGAGCAGTTCACCGACGAGCACGGAAACATCGTCACCAAGAAG ATTGTGCGGAAGGTGGTTCGGAGGGGGAAGGGTAATGGCtcggagggggggcaggaggtgaTCGTGGAGGGCTCCCTGCAGGAGGCCGAGGAGCTGGAGGCAGAGGCTGAGCAGCTCATGAACTACGCCATTCTGGGCCGGGAGACCAGCAAG
- the LOC135264872 gene encoding ankyrin-1-like isoform X16 encodes MVLELLHNGIVLETTTKKGNTALHIASLAGQEQVVTELVNYGANVNAQSQKGFTPLYMAAQENHLEVVKFLLENGANQSIPTEDGFSPLAVALQQGHENVVALLINYGTKGKVRLPALHIAARNDDTRTAAVLLQNDPNPDVLSKTGFTPLHIAAHYENLNVAQLLLNRGANVNFTPKNGITPLHIASRRGNVIMVRLLLDRGAQIDAKTKDELTPLHCAARNGHVRIIEILLDHGAPIQAKTKNGLSPIHMAAQGDHLDCVRQLLQYNAEIDDITLDHLTPLHVAAHCGHHRMAKVLLDKGAKPNARALNGFTPLHIACKKNHGRVMDLLLKHLASLEAVTESGLTPLHVASFMGHLNIVKILLQKGASPNASNVKVETPLHMASRAGHCEVAEFLLQNTAPVDAKAKDDQTPLHCASRMGHKELVKLLLEHKANPNSTTTAGHTPLHIAAREGHASTIRILLDGEAQQTKMTKKGFTPLHVASKYGKVDVAELLLERGANPNAAGKNGLTPLHVAVHHNNLDVVKLLVSKGGSPHSAARNGYTPLHIASKQNQVEVASTLLQYGASANAESLQGVTPLHLASQEGRPDMVSLLISKQANVNLGNKSGLTPLHLVAQEGHVSIADILVKQGASVYAATRMGYTPLHVACHYGNIKMVKFLLQQQANVNSKTRVGYTPLHQAAQQGHTDIVTLLLKHGAQPNELTTNGTSALAIAKRLGYISVIDVLKLVTEETVSVQTTTEKHRMSFPETVDEILDVSEDEGLAQLTLGEELLGVEGTRYVKMDDLKDHDDDFLSPKKSLDYESGLGTANYSPAIPRIPCVSPETVILKEHVMEQQHTPVPLPKEYDEDSLIPSSPATETSDNVSPVASPVHTGFLVSFMVDARGGSMRGSRHNGLRVIIPPRTCAAPTRITCRLVKPQKLTTPPPLVEGEGLASRIISLGPASMQFLGPVIVEIPHFAALGRGDRELVVLRSENGSVWKEHRNRYGDDVLETILNGMDEDLECQEELGKKRIRRIISTDFPLYFAVVSRVQQESDLIGPEGGQLTSKLVPLVQATFPETAVTKRVRLGLQAQPVPDELVTKLLGNQATFSPVVTVEPRRRKFHRPIGLRIPLPPSWRESPRDSGEGDTTSLRLLCSVIGGTAPAQWEDITGTTKLVYANDCANFTTNVSARFWLADCPRTAEAVSFANLLYRELSAVPYMAKFVVFAKMNEVREGRLRCYCMTDDKMDKTLEQHENFTEVARSRDIEVMEGMPLHLECSGNLVPVRKATHQPRCFSFQAFRDNRLPVSVKVRDSSKDPSGFLSFLRKSTKYEDSQHVLCNLNITMPPCIKVVGSEDRRRTLTPLALRERYSALNEPAMASMSAMERTELKMAVISEQLGLSWAELARELQFSVDDINKIRVENPNSLLEQSSTLLNLWATREGKRAKMESLYAALRSIDRTDIVNMLEGQGSQPMPGSREGGGRRQGDHVLITNGHGLVQEELLSPASMHYLLPSPLSGEPYWQEVSSMDCAPIATTEEDTLMEMSEVQVWPSGASPSLVAVEDSSLECSNADDSEGLLGTPYGTLCRPDSGASGYSGGGGLSGSMELVEAVEDLAETGGANPGVNVNGLDKGQRSEVERSEATAAAGGSMTSRAGEGEGGGGGEGEGGGGGGGGVEGPGSEDGLSVVAGQQRVYARLSESPGLSRVAERNGDRSGSTSFLSYLQDQSNPGWHCSPDSPPMWAGPNSRQCIESVMSSVRAGVGGDSSQSRVSQESLLQPVRDTGHSEILMGHFRGTQPFEKGLGFPHRAPELRGWDEARLRGQGDELEDLPGEQVSEEQFTDEHGNIVTKKIVRKVVRRGKGNGSEGGQEVIVEGSLQEAEELEAEAEQLMNYAILGRETSKPDFVDMKKGAQIVKRASLRRVKQ; translated from the exons AAGGGCTTCACTCCTCTCTACATGGCCGCACAAGAGAATCACCTGGAGGTGGTTAAGTTCCTGCTGGAGAatggagccaatcagagcattCCAACAGAG GATGGTTTCAGCCCCCTGGCCGTggccctgcagcagggccaTGAGAACGTGGTGGCGCTGCTCATAAACTACGGCACCAAAGGGAAGGTGCGGCTGCCCGCCCTCCACATCGCGGCGCGTAATGATGACACGCGCACCGCCGCCGTCCTGCTGCAGAACGACCCCAACCCAGACGTCCTGAGCAAG ACGGGGTTCACCCCCCTCCACATCGCTGCGCATTATGAGAACCTGAACGTGGCTCAGCTACTGCTCAACAGGGGCGCCAACGTCAACTTCACCCCCAAG AATGGCATCACGCCCTTACACATAGCGTCGCGGAGGGGCAACGTGATCATGGTACGGCTGCTGCTGGACAGAGGGGCACAGATAGACGCCAAAACTAAG GACGAGCTCACGCCCTTGCATTGTGCTGCCAGAAACGGACACGTGCGCATCATCGAGATCCTGCTGGACCACGGTGCCCCCATCCAGGCCAAAACCAAA AACGGCCTGTCTCCGATCCACATGGCCGCGCAGGGGGATCACCTGGACTGCGTTCGGCAGCTCCTGCAGTACAACGCTGAGATCGATGACATCACGCTGGACCACCTGACCCCGCTGCACGTGGCGGCGCACTGCGGCCACCACCGCATGGCCAAAGTGCTGCTGGACAAGGGGGCGAAGCCCAACGCCCGAGCGCTG AACGGGTTCACACCGCTGCACATCGCCTGTAAGAAGAACCACGGCCGTGTGATGGACCTGCTGCTCAAGCACCTGGCGTCCCTGGAGGCGGTGACCGAG TCTGGTCTTACTCCACTTCATGTGGCTTCCTTCATGGGACACCTCAATATAGTGAAGATCCTTCTCCAGAAGGGGGCGTCGCCCAATGCTTCCAATGTG AAAGTGGAAACCCCGTTGCATATGGCGTCGCGGGCAGGCCACTGTGAGGTGGCGGAGTTCCTCCTGCAGAACACGGCGCCGGTGGACGCCAAAGCAAAG gatGACCAGACCCCCCTGCACTGCGCTTCCCGCATGGGCCACAAGGAGCTGgtgaagctgctgctggagcacaAGGCCAACCCCAACTCCACCACCACGGCCGGCCACACCCCCCTGCACATCGCCGCCCGGGAGGGCCACGCCTCCACCATCCGCATCCTGCTGGACGGGGAGGCCCAGCAGACCAAAATGACCAAG AAAGGATTCACTCCCCTCCACGTGGCCTCCAAATACGGCAAGGTGGACGTGGCAGAGCTGCTCCTGGAGAGAGGAGCCAACCCAAACGCCGCCGGAAAG AATGGGCTGACCCCTCTGCATGTGGCCGTCCACCACAACAACCTGGACGTGGTCAAACTTCTGGTCAGCAAAGGGGGGTCCCCACACAGTGCGGCCCGA aACGGCTACACCCCCCTGCACATCGCGTCCAAGCAGAACCAGGTGGAGGTGGCCAGCACCCTGCTCCAGTACGGGGCGTCGGCCAACGCAGAGTCCCTGCAGGGGGTCACGCCCCTGCACCTGGCCTCCCAGGAGGGCCGCCCCGACATGGTCTCCCTGCTCATCTCCAAACAGGCCAACGTCAACCTGGGCAACAAG agtGGACTTACCCCTCTGCACCTGGTGGCTCAGGAGGGTCATGTGAGCATCGCGGACATCCTGGTGAAGCAGGGCGCCTCAGTCTACGCCGCGACGCGG ATGGGCTACACTCCGCTTCATGTGGCATGTCACTATGGCAACATCAAAATGGTGAAGTTTCTCCTGCAGCAGCAAGCCAATGTCAACAGCAAGACTAGG GTGGGGTACACGCCCCTACACCAGGCGGCTCAGCAGGGTCACACGGACATCGTCACCCTGCTGCTGAAACATGGAGCCCAGCCTAACGAGCTCACCACC AACGGAACCTCTGCCCTGGCCATCGCTAAGCGGTTGGGGTACATCTCCGTCATCGATGTGCTGAAGCTGGTTACCGAGGAGACCGTGTCCGTG cagaCTACTACAGAGAAGCACCGCATGAGCTTCCCTGAGACGGTGGACGAGATCCTGGACGTGTCGGAGGATGAAG GACtcgcacagctaacgctag GTGAGGAGCTGCTTGGGGTGGAGGGCACCAGGTACGTGAAGATGGATGACCTGAAAGACCATGATGACGATTTTCTGTCGCCCAAGAAATCGTTGGACTATGAGAGCGGGCTGGGCACAGC caaCTACTCTCCTGCTATCCCCAGGATTCCCTGCGTCTCCCCGGAAACGGTCATTCTGAAGGAGCATGTGATGGAGCAG CAGCACACCCCCGTCCCTCTTCCGAAGGAGTACGACGAGGACTCCCTCATCCCCAGCAGCCCGGCCACCGAGACGTCGGACAACGTCAGTCCCGTCGCCAGCCCTGTTCACACTGG GTTCCTGGTTAGCTTCATGGTGGACGCCCGGGGCGGGTCGATGCGGGGGAGCAGACACAACGGCCTTCGAGTCATCATCCCGCCCCGCACCTGCGCCGCCCCCACCCGCATCACCTGCCGCCTGGTCAAGCCGCAGAAGCTCACGACCCCGCCCCCgctggtggagggggaggggcttgccAGCCGCATCATCTCCCTGGGGCCCGCCAGCATGCAGTTCCTCGG GCCCGTGATTGTGGAGATCCCCCACTTCGCTGCGCTGGGCCGGGGGGATCGGGAGCTGGTGGTTCTGCGCAGCGAGAACGGATCCGTCTGGAAGGAGCACCGTAATCGCTACGGCGACGACGTTCTGGAGACCATCCTCAACGGCATGGATGAAG ACCTGGAGTGCCAGGAGGAGCTGGGGAAGAAGCGCATCCGTCGCATCATCTCCACCGACTTCCCCCTCTACTTCGCCGTGGTGTCGCGCGTCCAGCAGGAGAGCGATCTGATTGGCCCGGAGGGCGGTCAGCTGACCAGCAAGCTGGTGCCCTTGGTCCAGGCGACTTTCCCAGAGACGGCGGTGACCAAGAGAGTCCGTCTGGGACTGCAG GCCCAGCCGGTTCCTGACGAGCTGGTGACCAAGTTGCTGGGTAACCAGGCCACCTTCAGCCCGGTTGTGACGGTGGAGCCGCGGAGGAGGAAGTTCCACAGGCCCATCGGCCTCCgcatccccctgcccccctcctggAGGGAGAGCCCAAGGGATTCTGGGGAGGGAGACACCACCAGCCTGCGCCTGCTCTGCAGCGTCATTG gtgGTACAGCCCCAGCCCAGTGGGAAGACATCACTGGCACCACCAAGCTGGTGTATGCTAATGACTGCGCTAACTTCACCACCAATGTATCGGCACG gtTCTGGCTGGCTGACTGTCCCAGGACGGCCGAGGCGGTGTCCTTCGCCAACCTGCTGTACCGGGAGCTGTCGGCGGTGCCGTACATGGCCAAGTTCGTGGTGTTCGCCAAGATGAACGAGGTGCGGGAGGGGCGGCTGCGCTGCTACTGCATGACGGACGACAAGATGGACAAGACGCTGGAGCAGCACGAGAACTTCACTGAGGTGGCCCGCAGCCGGGACATCGAG gtgatgGAGGGCATGCCTCTGCACCTGGAGTGCTCGGGGAACCTGGTGCCCGTGCGCAAGGCTACCCATCAGCCTCGCTGCTTCAGCTTCCAGGCCTTCAGAGACAACCGGCTGCCCGTCTCCGTcaag GTGAGGGACAGCAGTAAAGATCCTTCGGGATTTTTGTCCTTCCTGCGCAAGTCCACCAAGTACGAGGACAGCCAACACGTTCTGTGCAACCTCAACATCACCATGCCGCCCTGCATCAAG GTTGTGGGGAGCGAAGACCGCAGACGAACTTTGACCCCGCTGGCCCTGAGGGAGAGATATAGCGCCCTGAACGAGCCGGCCATGG CGTCCATGAGCGCCATGGAGAGGACAGAGCTGAAGATGGCGGTGATATCCGAACAGCTGGGCCTCAGCTGGGCAg aGCTGGCAAGGGAGCTGCAGTTCAGTGTGGATGACATTAATAAGATCCGTGTGGAGAACCCAAACTCCCTGCTGGAGCAGAGCTCCACCCTCCTGAACCTGTGGGCCACTCGGGAGGGCAAAAGGGCAAAGA tgGAGAGTCTGTATGCAGCCCTCAGAAGCATAGACCGGACAGACATCGTCAACATGCTGGAGGGTCAAGGGTCACAGCCCATGCCTGGGAGCCGCGAGGGGGGCGGCCGTCGGCAAGGCGACCATGTGCTCATAACCAATG GTCACGGGCTAGTGCAGGAGGAGCTTCTCTCCCCGGCCTCCATGCACtacctcctcccctcccccctcagcggGGAGCCCTACTGGCAGGAGGTCTCCAGCATGGACTGCGCCCCCATCgccaccacagaagaagacacGCTCATGGAGATGTCCGAGGTGCAGGTGTGGCCCTCGGGGGCCAGTCCGTCCCTGGTGGCCGTGGAGGACTCCTCGCTGGAGTGCAGCAACGCCGACGATTCGGAGGGGCTCCTGGGGACCCCTTACGGGACGCTGTGTCGGCCGGATAGCGGGGCCAGCGGCTACAGCGGAGGGGGCGGGCTCAGCGGCTCCATGGAGCTGGTGGAGGCGGTGGAGGACCTGGCGGAAACGGGCGGAGCCAACCCCGGGGTCAACGTCAACGGGCTGGACAAGGGTCAGAGGTCGGAGGTCGAGAGGTCGGAGGCGACGGCGGCGGCAGGCGGCAGCATGACGAGCAGAGccggagaaggagagggaggaggaggaggagaaggagagggaggaggaggaggaggaggaggagtggaggggCCGGGCTCAGAGGATGGCCTTTCTGTCGTTGCAGGACAGCAGCGAGTGTACGCCCGGCTGAGCGAGTCGCCCGGACTGAGCCGTGTCGCCGAGCGCAACGGCGACAG gtCGGGCAGCACCTCCTTCCTCTCTTACCTGCAGGACCAGTCGAACCCGGGCTGGCACTGCAGCCCGGATTCCCCGccgatgtgggcggggccaaaTTCCAGGCAGTGCATAgaatctgtgatgtcatcggtGCGGGCCGGCGTGGGCGGGGACTCCAGCCAGTCGCGCGTCTCCCAGGAGTCCCTGCTGCAGCCGGTGCGGGACACGGGGCACTCCGAGATCCTGATGGGTCACTTTAGGGGGACGCAGCCCTTCGAGAAGGGGCTGGGCTTCCCCCATCGCGCCCCCGAGCTGCGGGGGTGGGACGAGGCACGCCTCAGAGGGCAG GGCGATGAGCTGGAGGATCTTCCTGGAGAGCAAGTGAGCGAGGAGCAGTTCACCGACGAGCACGGAAACATCGTCACCAAGAAG ATTGTGCGGAAGGTGGTTCGGAGGGGGAAGGGTAATGGCtcggagggggggcaggaggtgaTCGTGGAGGGCTCCCTGCAGGAGGCCGAGGAGCTGGAGGCAGAGGCTGAGCAGCTCATGAACTACGCCATTCTGGGCCGGGAGACCAGCAAG